The sequence GTCTTCAACCACTCCCTCGCCGCCCTGCGCATGGCGCGGAAGGCGAACGGCGTCTCGAAACTCCACGGCGAGGTCTCGCGCCACATGTGGGAGAACGAGGAGGATATCTGCGAAATCACCCACATCACCAATGCCCAGAACGGGAAATACTGGACGGATCACGGAATGCAGAACGCGCTCCGCGAAAACAGCACCGCCACCCTCCGCAGCCGCAAGCGCGAACTCAAGGAGCGCCTCTTCCGTGTCGTCGCCGACCAGACCGGCAAGCTCTTCGACCCCGATGTCCTGACCATCGTCTGGGCCCGCCGCTTCGCTGGCTACAAGCGCCCCGATCTCATCACCAGGGACATCCGCCTTTTCCGGGAAATCCTCAACAGCAACGACCACCCCGTCCAGCTCATCTGGGCCGGAAAACCCTACCCCTTCGATTACTCGGCCATCGAAACCTTCGACGCGCTCATCCGCCTCACGAAAAACTACCCCAACGCCACGGTGCTCACCGGCTACGAGCTGGAGCTTTCGCGTTTCCTGAAAAACGGCTCGGACCTCTGGCTGAACAACCCTGTCGTCACCCGCGAGGCCTCCGGCACCTCCGGCATGACCGCCGCCATGAACGGCTCCGTCAATTTCTCCACCTACGATGGCTGGATCTGCGAGTTCGCGGAGGACGGGAAAAACAGCTTCATCATCCCCTCGCCCGATCCCCACCTCAGCCCCGAGGAACGCGACCGGCAGGACATGCTGGGTTTCTACTCGAAGCTCAGGGAGGAGATACTCCCCTTGTACTACGAGAAACCCGGGGCATGGGACGCCATCGCCATGCAATCCATGAAAGACGTCACGCCGTTCTTCGATTCCGACCGAATGGCGGCGGAATACTACGGGCTGATGTACACATGATTCGGCGCAGCCTCACCCGCGCAGCAAATACCGCGAGGACCAGACGTAGTTCCAGCCGGAGATGACCGTCAGCGCAACGGCGAGGAACAGGCTGCCCGGCATCAGCCAACCGCCCTGCTCCATGGGCTTCGTTAGAAAATGGAAAACGGAGAGCCAGCGTGGGATGGAATCCATCGTTTCCAAGGTCAGCCATACCATTCCGGAAATGAGATAGGTGAGCTGGAAGCCTGTCTTCCATTTCCCCAGATTGTCCGCCGCAAGCACCTGCCCGGCCTCGATGGCGATCTGCCGCAGCCCCGTGACGAGGAACTCCCGGCCTATGATAAGCGCCGTGATCCACACCGGGCACAGCCCCTTCGCCGTCAGGAAAACGAAGGCGGAGCAGACCAGGATCTTGTCCGCGAGGGGGTCGAGCAGTTTCCCCAGCGGTGTGACGAGATTCATTTTCCGCGCCAGCCAGCCATCCACGAAATCGCTCACCGCCGCGATGATGAACAGCGCCAGCGCCGTGAAATGCCCCCAGGTGCTCTCCCTTGCCACGAAGACGATGAATCCCGCCGT comes from Akkermansiaceae bacterium and encodes:
- the glgP gene encoding alpha-glucan family phosphorylase is translated as MSAASFLPAPFAHNYQIAPQFSKSAVYFSCEFAIDQSFKIYSGGLGFLAGSHMRSAADLKQNLTGIGILWSYGYYNQVRGEDGEMAVQFRRKTYSFLQDTGIRYTVDVHGHPVWVKALFLPGDIFGTVPMFFLTTDIDENDELSRAITHRLYDNDPLRRIAQYIILGAGGAKLLDELGVDPEVWHLNEAHGLSAAFHLYRKHGSLDEVKRRLVFTTHTPEEAGNEKTDFNLLQNFTFFSGIPEDEVREITGIEGNVFNHSLAALRMARKANGVSKLHGEVSRHMWENEEDICEITHITNAQNGKYWTDHGMQNALRENSTATLRSRKRELKERLFRVVADQTGKLFDPDVLTIVWARRFAGYKRPDLITRDIRLFREILNSNDHPVQLIWAGKPYPFDYSAIETFDALIRLTKNYPNATVLTGYELELSRFLKNGSDLWLNNPVVTREASGTSGMTAAMNGSVNFSTYDGWICEFAEDGKNSFIIPSPDPHLSPEERDRQDMLGFYSKLREEILPLYYEKPGAWDAIAMQSMKDVTPFFDSDRMAAEYYGLMYT
- the pgsA gene encoding CDP-diacylglycerol--glycerol-3-phosphate 3-phosphatidyltransferase is translated as MNLPNAITVSRLFLTAGFIVFVARESTWGHFTALALFIIAAVSDFVDGWLARKMNLVTPLGKLLDPLADKILVCSAFVFLTAKGLCPVWITALIIGREFLVTGLRQIAIEAGQVLAADNLGKWKTGFQLTYLISGMVWLTLETMDSIPRWLSVFHFLTKPMEQGGWLMPGSLFLAVALTVISGWNYVWSSRYLLRG